The segment TGCAGTTGTAGTGTGGAGAAAATTTGAATACGTTTGCTAGGCACTGTACAATTATTGCCTTAGATCTACCATAACTGCAGCGAAGTGAAGTTAGCACACCTTGCAAACCTATTACTTCACCACTGTCGCCTCTACTATAGCAGGTAGAGAGAGAAAAGGACTAAGTTTTCTGATATTTTTGGGGTGTCTTCATTTACCTCAGTATGAATTGCCCAGGAGGAACTGGATTGTGGGACTTTATTTGAAGGGTTTTCTGTAGTAAGTTATTCCTTTGTCTAGGCCGAGCTAATAGCAGGGAATTGGATTCAAATAGAGTCAAGCTGCCTCCAGAGATCCCTCAATCCACCgtcactatttaaaaaaaaaacagagagaggtCCGAGGCCAGTCTAAATATTTGGTAGTCTTAGCAGGTTCATGTTAAaagacacatacacacacacacagggacgcacacacacagtgaaTGCACAAACAGGCCGAGGCTGTGAAGTTGAATGGCATAGCTCAAAGCTTTCCTCCCCCTACCCctgcctctttctctctctaaaCCGCCAAACCATTCTCCCCCTTTCTCCAGCTCAGAGGAATTCATTAACTGCCTCTCCACAGAGACACTATGGAAATCAGGCAGCTACAAAGGCAGAGAGGGAGCGAGGAGGGAGGGGCGGCGGCGGTGACGGCGGTGAATGGGGGCTATATTATCCTATTAGATGGTGGATATGTCTCGTTTCCCTCCCCTGTCAtgagaaaaacattaattttaagtgagcagggaggcagagagagggggggaagagggaggtgggtgggtgggggcgTGGGGAGTAACGGTGAGGGTCTTTAACATTGCTCTTTTATCGAGCTGAAATGGAGAGTCCCCTGGCTCCATTTACCTTGGCAATGAGGATCGAGCCGCCCTCCATGAATGCCATTTAAAATGCCATGGAGATTAAGcatcctctctccctctccctctgtttccctctctctctctctctctctcgctctctctctctctctcacacacacacactcagacacacacacatacacacgtaTAGCAGCAATGGTGGCAGCGCTcatcataatgtgtgtttaggaaaaaacagctttgagaTTCATGAGTAAAGCCCTCTAGGTGCCAGCATCGAAGAGGGAGAGGAAACAGAGGAAGAAGACACTGAAGAGCAGACCATCACTTAGCCAGAGTGGGCTTTAAGCACTGTAATTAAATCATtaaaccaccccccccccccccccccccccccaacacacatacaaacacacacacacagacaccctCCCCTcgtccctccctctctctcgctcACTCTCAGCTCAGCCAAGCTCATCAGAGGCTCAGAGTGTGAAATGATGAATCTGTATTTATGGGGATGGAGTAATTACACAGCTAACCTCTGAGGGAGCCCGGGAGGGCCGCGGGGCCTCTGAGCAGGGTGCAGGGTGCTCGACCTCATTAGCACTGCCCAAGTGTGAGTGTGACAGAGTGTGTGGCgcaacgtgtgtgtgtgtgtgtgtgtttgtgttttaatggaTCAAACTGAAGTAGAGTGCCTGTTGTGATGGCTGAGACTCAATGAGGAAACAACCTGTTTTTCGGATTTCTCAAATGTTACTTTTTACCTTTCTCTCCAGCACCAGGAGCTTCTTCTTACAGAAGCTTCTTCTTCTCGGCAGAGTCGGACTTAGGATACACGTACTTATACCTCAACGATAACTATAGAATTTTTTATAAAAGTACTGTAGAGACCTCCCCCTCTTTTACAAAGTTcccacatttctaaaaaaaaataaaaaaaaaaaaaaaacttactgtTGATCAATAGGTTGATAAATATATTAAGTTTGATCTTTTTGTTCTTGATAATTACAAGACGGCTAAAGCATAATACAGTAAATATGGTGCAAGAGAATGCAGACAACCAGGTGATGTTTCAAGCATGCaatatgtttgtttgtcagAAACATGGAATTAAcagttcagtttttaaaaatcagacGTTTCATTCAATTTTTCTTATATCACGCTTTTAACAGTAAATTAGAGTACTATTTTATTGTTCATTAACACAAATCTGCTGGTTGTGTCTAAGCTGGAGATGACATAGTAAAGAAGATCACAATGtttagcctttttttccccctataatttcatgtggacaaaaaaaaaatgtttgtttctcaCATCCCAACCAATTCATCCCAAATAAGAAACGGGGATGAAATAACCTCAGGTGGGTCAATGGTGAACAGGGATACGGCTTcaaaactgcaaaataaataaataatcagagTGGTCTTTAAAGTCCTTTGAATAAAATACCATTGAATACGTTTAGCTTTATTTAGAATAGAGTTGCATAtagctgcccctcccccacctatTTCTGCACCAGTAAGCTGGCAGAAACAGACATCTACCAGAGCGCTCCCATCGTTTCCATTAAAACTGCAGTTTGCAACAACAAACGGCAGGCTGGTGAAGCAAGCAACTGCAAAGCAGCTAGCTATGCCCACACACCAGCTAAAACgatttattatatttgttttaaacattgaGTATAACATCTGTAACACTGAGTGAAACGAGCACTTGATAAATACTGCTGACGTATTGAGATTCACCAGAAAGTTggcgaaagaaaaaaaaaaaatttacggATTTTTTAGGTAGAAAATTGGCCAGTCTGATTTTTACAGCATCCTAAGCACTACCAGGTCATCACTCTTCAGTGTGAGCGCTGTTACTAAGTAGAGGACTCAAAGTTAGCTATTTTTAATACTGACTTGTAATATCAAAACCCAAAAGTATTAATAGTAAATACATTCAAAAGATAATATAGATGCCCCAATTGGTATGTCAAACTGAATTAGGCCatattctatatgtgtgtgtgtgtttgagatgccgtggtatttttttcttaaagtctTCATACCAACCCGTTCCTACAGGCTTAGCCGGAAGTGGGGCCCCAAACAAAATTCTGCTTAGGGCCTTGTCCAACCTGGGGCTGGCCGTGTTAGTCATTTTTAACTCCACAACCCCTGTGTGCCGTGCTCCCTATCTCTCTGCCAGCTCGTATCCTCTTCTAACGTTACCATGAGCGTTCTTTATCATAGCCATGAAAACAATATGCTCCGCTGACTTCTGTCTATTATCACGGACGTCCCTTGGGGACCCGACTGCGCACTGGTGACTGTGGGTCCCATCTGGGGCAGGAATATCTCCAAACACCCTTCAGAAATATCTGTCCAAATtaaaaggtaataataataataataataataataataataataataataataataataataataataataataataataataataataataataataatttaaccaGGCCTGCGCGCACACACTCTCAGACGTGCACACTGCAGAAATGAAGCCACACACTTCAACACATACtcgccaacacacacacatacgcgcGACCTAGGCTAACCAATGCACTAATCGCCTGCCCCGGGCATAGGAGGAGCTTGGTGCTTAAGTAGGCTGCCAATCAGTCCGTCAGCTCCACATCCGCAAAGCTCCCGCGGCCAGACGCTCGCATCACTCCGCTCTCGAGGTGCCAAACTGCGGCTCTGACATTAGCTACTCCGTGGCAGCGGAGAGGAGGAGACGCTTGGCAGTTTCTGAATTAAAGGGGGTATCTTTAGGTTTAGACagcaccccccctccctccctccctccctcatcctcctccctttttcttatttctgaggattcttactttctttttttttttttttctttctgtattcTTCTTTTGACTTTTGTGGAGCTCTTTACTGCacggactttttttttgttatcccCCGGACATGTCTTTCCCTCAGCTGGGGTTTCCCCAGTTCCTCAGTGCCTCCCATGAGGTATACGGGAGCGATCGGCCGGCCTCTGCTGCCCGGGACGGAGGCACGGAGGGCGCGGTGAGCTCCTCCGCTACGGCCGCGGCCGTCGGTTCTATGCTGGGGATGTACGGGAGCCCGTGGGCGGCTCCGAACTACAGTGCCTTTCTGCCGTACAGCGGAGCGGCGGACCTCGCCCTCATATCCCAGATGGTAAGAGCTGGTCCTCTGGATGCTCAGGTGTTAGAGGACAGGTCCATGCGCAGACCCTCGTGTGTTTTTTCGTTTCTGCGCATCTAAACACTTACCAAGTAAACTTTTAACAGAAAGAGCATTGTTTCTGCATGCTTGTTCCACGGAAGTTAAAttaactatatatttttttaaccatcagtttttctttacTCAAATTTTCTGAAATCTTAAACGATATTTGAAAGTtttatgtgaatatttttgatagatttttttttctcttcaaaagtaacaaaaatggtAATTATTTCTGACAATTTCGCACGTTAAGAAAATATAATCCTATAAAATATGGACATTTTTTGTACTTCAAAAACACGTGTGcgcaaaataatttaaaattaaaattctgTACATAATTAGTTGCTTTGTAGTAAAgtaatttattataattttagtCTGAAGAAATTAATAGTTATTTCCATAGAAACACCAATAAATCCAGCTCCAAGAAAGAgatctaaatatattttttgaggTGGACTTTGGCTAAGCAATATTTAACacactaataaaaacaaagttgcaATTTAaccaataaaaatcaaacagctTGCCTGTGGTACATTGCATTCAATATTTCTCTTTAGTTAATAAGGCTAAGATCAACAGCAAAAAGTTCCTTTATCAAATTAGTTCAAATCCAATAACTCAACTTTATTAGTTAATCTTTCAAAAAATATTCTGGGCTCATTCTGCTCATCTGGATTGTCCTCTCGTGTCAAAAAGAGACACAAATCAAGATTTGGTTTGTAGTTCATCGTTGCATACAATATTACTGAAAGagtaataaaacttttaaaatctacTCTAACAAACCTTTCCCCTGACAGCCACAGCTAATAGGTGCCGTTCACTGGCAGCTGAGCCCTCAGGGTTCAGAAACTGAGCTTGCTTGGAAGTTTTGACTTTAGCACTGACGCTAGCACTAAACTATTTTAAACCCTCCAACATAGAAACATTCCCAGATTCGGGTCTCAGAATAATCCGTAACTTTTACCAAACATTGATTCATAGTAGAACTCAGATCAGCAAATATCCGGTGCTGTTCAACGTTGAGTGCCACAGGTCTTCAATTCTAGTGGAAAtgattagattttatttgtagccaaaatgtcattattggACTGCACGTCCCCACTCTAATGcgcctttaaaaatatttaaataatcttgCATATATTTATTCCTCTCGAAAAATCCTcgttttgcagtgtagaacTCGCTCAACAAGTTGCCTTCTTCTCTCCGCCGCTGTCCCCAGGGCTCCCAGTACGAGCTGAAGGACAGCCCGGGTTCCCACCCGGCGGCCTCGCTGCCCGTCCACCCCGCTCAGGGCTTCTACCCGTACGGCCAGTACCCATACGGGGACCCTTCGAGGGCCAAAACGGCCACCCGGGAGACCACCAGCACCCTGAAGGCCTGGCTCCAGGAGCACCAGAAGAACCCGTACCCCACCAAGGGCGAGAAGATCATGCTGGCGATCATCACAAGGATGACGCTCACACAGGTTGGCAAGCATGATGGGAGGAGGGGGTGTCTGGGAAgtgcttttcatatttttggtGCGCAATAATAGTTAGCATTAAGCTCAAAGGGTAGGTTTTAGGgtgttttatctatttttttttattaaatatactttgtatttattgttgTATAAATTAGGAGTTAGTTATGTTGGCTGCAGAGGAAAATACGCATGGGTTTCTGCTCCCAATCCAGCagcaaaaattaaatataagaGTAATTCTAAGAAAACGGTTTGGGTCTTGAATTTATTAAaactttagaaaaatatttaacaaaaaaaatctcatctcctaGGTCTCCACGTGGTTCGCGAACGCTCGCAGGCGCCTGAAGAAGGAGAACAAGGTGACCTGGGGCCGCAGCGCCGAGGACCGGGACGGCCGCATCTTCAGCAGCGACAACGAGGACGACCACGGCAAAAACGGCAgcgacgacgacgacgaggaAGAGGAGATCGATTTGGAGACCGTCGACATCGAGAGGCCGGAGGAGCAGCGAGCTGGGGAGCCGGGCGCCGGGAAGGGAGAGGGAGACGCGGGCCTCTCCGTCCGGGAGCAGGGCTCCACGGAGAGCGGCAGGACGCTGTCGGCGGGCGCCGGGGACAAACTTGCGGCGGAGCGCTCGCCGAGCATACAGGAGTGCCAGAGAGCGCCGCAGAGCAAACCGAAAATCTGGTCCCTGGCCGAGACCGCCACGGCGCCCGACAGCGCGCACAAAACCACTCCCCCCGCGGCCTTCGCGCAACAGGCGGCTTTGGCCTCGGCCGGCCACCCGGCCTTGCTGCCCGGTCACGGAATATACACATGCCAGATCGGCAAGCTGCACAACTGGGCCAACGCGGCTCTGATTAACGCCAACTCTATTCTGAACATGAGGTCGCTGCTTGGCGGCGCGCCGCCCGGACACCTGCCGCTGCACGGAGCGGTACCGGCGCCCGCCGCGGCGGCCGGCGCGGGGACGTCGGGCTCGGAGGACGAGAGCGACGTGGAGTCATCGGGGAGCTTCAGCCCAAAAAGAGATGGTAGGGTTTCTCTAACGCACGTCAGGTGTAGGAAACGCTTCAGTAGCTTATTTAATTCAACCCAACCCCGTTTGAAGAGAAAGTCatagaaacacaaaaaacaaatatgcattactaatatatatatatatatatatatatatatatatatatatatatatatatatatatatatatatatatatatatatatgatattcAAGATaaaaattctaataaatgagATATTTAGTTAAACATCTGCATTATTAGTGAGgcctgattttctttttcctttgcaGATGAGGACAGCGAGCGCAGACCTGATTCCCTGAAGTCCCCCTTTCAGCTCATCACTGACAGGTGATCATTCCCACTGCATTATGACACTATCAGCTCTAATTCCACGGGGCTGCTGCTAAATGAAGCTCAAAGCAAAGGTAAACAGAGTCCCATCTGACTGGGCGGGAGGCCCATAAATCATGTGATTTAGCACTTAAACGCCTCACCAGGCAGCAGAGCAAGATATCAGCCCTCCTGCTTCTGACCCCTGTTTATCACCACCTAATGTCATTTAAATAATGCGCCTCTATTTATTCAAACACCCCCCCGCCCCTCACACCCCCTACCCCTGCTCCCCTGCCAATGAGGCTAATGTATGTGATAGCAACATCAGGCAATGAAGTGGAGTGAGACACAAacccatttatttcatttctataTATATGCAGAGATTGACATGAAAAAAGGCATGGGAATGAATGAAAAgggttattttaaaatgattaacatttattttttgctggtTTTTAACAAGTCGACTGATTTCAGATCTTTTCTGGTTTCCTCTCCTCAGAGCTCACCATGGAACGACACCACAGCGAGTTCTGACAACAACGCTATGAGAAGACGACGCAAAaattttctatataaaaaaaaaaaacaaacaaagaaaaaggaagaaaaagcataattttatttaatggaGAACGGTTAAATGAAGGCTATTTTTCTGAAAGCTTGACCAGTTATAGTATTAGCTTCTACATGCAAAAGAGATGTCAgagatttgcttgtttttatcCCCCTTttacgtgttttttttctgtttgttctgctcTTCTATTGTGAATGAAAAACCTCAGAAATTTGTAAATACACAATATGAATTTGTCTTTAAAGAGTATATTTTTTGGAACCTAAATAAATGTCAGTATAAACGTTTATTATTGAAAACTCCCACCTCCACCTTTTTGGGGTTATTAAATCTGACGGGGCAGGGGCCGCCTCGACCTCAGCCTCGTATTTACATTCAGATCAAAAATGTCTTAATTAATTCAGTTCCATTTCTTCAGACAGTTTTTTGATCTGGTCCTAAAATATTACAGGACGTTTATGATCGCAGGTATAATAATGTCACCTATTCATCATTATTTTGAGTCTGTAAACAGACTTAAGGGAGCATAATGAACAGACACCTGTTAGAGTTGGTCACCATGGTGGTACTTCATGCACTGAATATTACactttcttctgctttttgtaGAGTAACACAATTATAGCCAGTCGATGTTCGCTATCCGAGCTCTCCGCTGGGGTGGAACTTGGAGTTGGCTGGCTGctttaacaataacaataataatcagCAATATACTGTATGTCATTGCTTAACCTATTCCTTTTTTAGGGAGCGGTTGGCCGCCACCGTGTGGCACCCGGGGAGCATTCTTGGGCAAAGGAGCCAGGCTCAAGGAcgcagagtggcagtctgtgggattcgaaCCGGAGAactttcaatttaattcaattcaatgttattcatatagcaccaattcatgacgtgaaaacacatgtcatctcaaggcactttacaaagtcaaattcaatcaaatcatacagattggtcagaaagtttcctatctaaggaaacccagtagattgcatcaagtctctccaagcagcattcactcctcatgaaagaacGTAGAGCCACAGCGGACAGTTGTCTatattgtcgatggctttgcagcaatccctcacactttCGCCCTTTCCAGGATGCAGGCGCCCTGCTTAGCCACTAGGACGCCACTCCTCCATCTTCATTGATATGCCTCTTGTACTGCTTTGCCAGCATTTAAATATGGGGCCCATCTGGGGAGAAGATTTCCTGAAAGTTTGCCCTACAAGGCATGGGAATGGGGTGGTGGCCCCATGTTACTGGCCAAAACATGTGCTGCAGGACAATTGCAGGTAAAACGTAGGAACCATGGGGGGCGCCAGGCTCGTTTTTCAAATTTGAGACCCAGCTAGGGTGCCCAACTGGCCTCGCTTATAAAAATTGTTTAGAAACTCATTCTGAGCCCAGTCCTAATTGTACCCATCCTGTCTGGACAAATCCATATAGGCTGCTTGTGTCCCCAGCAATAGTTTTAGAGCAGCGTGCCATTAATAGGAGTCATACGTTGAGTAGGAATTTTCaaaccagccagctgaccgtaAAGGGAGCGGAGCAGGATGCTAGTCCATGCTCTTTCCTGGCCCTTAGTGTTTCTCTTTAAACATAAACCCTGTTTATGTGTTCTCTTCATTGTAGGCTTCTACTAATTTAATTCACTGGCTCAATAAGTGTAAATTCTTCACAAAACAATGTATGGCTAGTAGATGGTAGCCCTACTTTTGCTAGCTGACTGATGAATGCAGCGACATTTGGGGGAGGGATAGGACGATATTTTGGCCAGGACAAACTCTACAAGAGGAGATTAATGTGTTATCTCCTGTGGTTTGTGCTACATGTTATAGGAACAGCCTTTTATCATATGTGGGGTTGCGTGATTGGTCACACATTTAAAGATGGCATGGTTACTACAGTCCTACGAGGACTTCCTGGTTGTTCTGCGC is part of the Fundulus heteroclitus isolate FHET01 chromosome 13, MU-UCD_Fhet_4.1, whole genome shotgun sequence genome and harbors:
- the irx1b gene encoding iroquois-class homeodomain protein IRX-1b, whose product is MSFPQLGFPQFLSASHEVYGSDRPASAARDGGTEGAVSSSATAAAVGSMLGMYGSPWAAPNYSAFLPYSGAADLALISQMGSQYELKDSPGSHPAASLPVHPAQGFYPYGQYPYGDPSRAKTATRETTSTLKAWLQEHQKNPYPTKGEKIMLAIITRMTLTQVSTWFANARRRLKKENKVTWGRSAEDRDGRIFSSDNEDDHGKNGSDDDDEEEEIDLETVDIERPEEQRAGEPGAGKGEGDAGLSVREQGSTESGRTLSAGAGDKLAAERSPSIQECQRAPQSKPKIWSLAETATAPDSAHKTTPPAAFAQQAALASAGHPALLPGHGIYTCQIGKLHNWANAALINANSILNMRSLLGGAPPGHLPLHGAVPAPAAAAGAGTSGSEDESDVESSGSFSPKRDDEDSERRPDSLKSPFQLITDRAHHGTTPQRVLTTTL